The nucleotide sequence GAAAATCGATCTCGAGCCCAAGACGCCCCGCCGCCTCGCGGCACAGGTTGGCAACGTCATCTAACGTTTCAGCGCCGTAGATCGCAGGCTCCCGCGTTCCCAGCAGATTCAGGTTCGGCCCGTTCAGGACCAGCACCGAAGGCATTCCCATTACACACACTCCAGAACAGCTTGACGACCGGTACGGCGCATACTGAGAAACCGACGCATGCTTCACCGCATGGTCGCAAGTGTGCCGCGAAGCGGTCCAGCGGTCACCTGGGGTTTGCCAGAATTTGTACTAACTAGTTAGTTTGGCGTATCCTTCGAACACTCCAGCGGCAAGTGTGTCTGTGGTGCGCTAATTAGTTAAACGCCCGCCCCACGTCGCCGCGCCGGACCCTTGTTCAACACCGAAGTCGCAGTCAGCCCGCTCGCCATGCCCATGTCCAAGCCGCTCCACGCCCCCTCTCGCGCGCTGCGCCGCTCGATCGCCACGGTGTCGATCAGTGGCACGCTCGCCGAAAAGCTCGCCGCCATCCGTGCCGCGGGCTTCGATGCCGTCGAGATCTTCGAGAACGATCTGCTCTATTTCGAAGGCTCTCCCGCCGACGTGCGGCGCATGGCTGGCGATCTCGGCCTCGATATCGTGCTGTACCAGCCGTTCCGCGATTTCGAAGGCGTCGCGCCTGAACGCCTCGCGCGCAACATCGAACGGGTGAAGCGCAAGTTCGACGTGATGCATCAGCTGGGCACGGACCGTTTGCTGGTGTGCAGCAATGTCTCGCCCGAAACGATCTGCGACGATGGCCTCGCCGCCGAGCAGCTCGGCGCGCTCGCGCAGGCAGCAGGCGTTGCGGGCGTGACGATCTGTTATGAAGCGCTCGCGTGGGGGCGCCACGTGCGCACCTATGGTCACGCGTGGCGGCTCGTCAACACGGTAAATCACACGAACCTCACGCTCGCGCTGGACAGCTTCCACACGCTCTCACTCGACGACGTACCCGACGGTATCGCCGCGATTCCGGGCGAACGCATCGGCTTCGTGCAGATCGCCGACGCGCCCAGAATGCAGATGGACGTCCTCGAATGGAGCCGGCACTATCGTTGCTTCCCGGGCCAGGGCGACTTCGCGCTCGCGGATTTCACGGCGCAGGTCGTGAAAAGCGGCTACACGGGCCCGCTCTCGCTCGAAATCTTCAACGACGGCTTTCGCGGCGCGCCGCCCGCCGCAACGGCCGCCGACGGTCATCGCTCGCTGCTGCTGCTCGAATCACTCACGCGCGAGACCCTGCAAGCGGAGCATGTCGAAGCGAGCGCGCTCTACCATCCGAGCGCCGCGCCCGCGAACGCGCAGTGGCAGTTCCTCGAATTCGCCGTGGACGACACGGCGCGCGCGCACGTGGCGAACTGGCTCGAAAAGCTGCATTTCCGCCGCGCGGGCCAGCATCGTTCGAAGGATGTGACGCTCTATCAGCACGGCTCGGCCGCCATCGTGCTGAACGCCGAGCCGGACTCGTTCGCCGACGCGTTTTTCCAGCGCCATGGGCTCTCGCTCTGCGCCTCGGCGTTCCGCGTGGACGATGCGCGCCTTGCGCTCGAACGCGCCGCGGGCTTCGG is from Paraburkholderia flagellata and encodes:
- a CDS encoding bifunctional sugar phosphate isomerase/epimerase/4-hydroxyphenylpyruvate dioxygenase family protein; this translates as MRRSIATVSISGTLAEKLAAIRAAGFDAVEIFENDLLYFEGSPADVRRMAGDLGLDIVLYQPFRDFEGVAPERLARNIERVKRKFDVMHQLGTDRLLVCSNVSPETICDDGLAAEQLGALAQAAGVAGVTICYEALAWGRHVRTYGHAWRLVNTVNHTNLTLALDSFHTLSLDDVPDGIAAIPGERIGFVQIADAPRMQMDVLEWSRHYRCFPGQGDFALADFTAQVVKSGYTGPLSLEIFNDGFRGAPPAATAADGHRSLLLLESLTRETLQAEHVEASALYHPSAAPANAQWQFLEFAVDDTARAHVANWLEKLHFRRAGQHRSKDVTLYQHGSAAIVLNAEPDSFADAFFQRHGLSLCASAFRVDDARLALERAAGFGYQPFSGRVGPNERVVPAVQGPDGSLNYFVNEEPGQPTLFEADFALTDIDGPVEVGPISGIDHVSLSLPAGSFDSWVLFLKSAFGLEATPAVLLPDPYGLVRSRALMSRDRGLRVVLNASVDQHTAAAETVRAYHGTGLNHVAFNTGDIFRAVTEFEAAGVPLLRVPANYYDDLDARHALAPEFLDALRDHNLLYDRDERGGEFLHAYTETLDQRFFLEIVERRGGYDGYGAPNAAVRLAAQARQRALAAQGESKPQD